CTCAGCTCTTTCGCAAGCCTTGGAAGACGCTCACCAACTCTCGTTACCGTGAATTTCGACGGGCGTACAACCAATTCCGAAGCGACGGGATCCCGACCAAGCGATACGAGTTTGATGACCTCGGATCCAAATCCATCGTCTTGGACCTAGGCGGTTTTCGCGGCGAGTGGGCCGATGACATTCACGCTCGCTACGGCTCAACCGTGCATGTCTTTGAACCGCACCCGCGATTCGCATCCGAACTGCAATCCAAATACGCCGACCACCCATCCATTCATGTGCACGAGGTCGCACTGAGCAGTTCCGACGGAGAGCTGATTCTGTCCGATACCGGCGACGCCTCCTCCGCGATTCGCGAAGGAGAAAAGTCGATCAATGGTCGCCGAGTCGAAACCGGTGCGTACTTGCAGTCGATCGGTGTCGATCACGCGGATCTGATGAAGGTGAACATCGAGGGAGGCGAATACGATATCCTGCCTCACCTCGCCAGCCTCGGATGGCTGGAACGGATCGAAACCATCCAGGTCCAATTCCATGACCTCTGCGAATCCAGCGACGACGATCGCGAAAGCATCCGCCGAGACCTCGCGCAGTCACATGGCGAAGATTGGTGCTACCCATTCGTTTGGGAACAATGGTCCAAACCCGCCGACGTGATCCGGATGCCCAAACGCGCCGCCTGAACCGGCATCTTCTCAACGAGGAACGATGGTTCGGCTTCATGGACGCGGTGGAAACCGATGACCGTTCGCAGTCGAACCTCCTGTTGAGCCTCAAGAGCCATGATGAGACAAGCCCAGTGGACACCTGCC
The DNA window shown above is from Rhodopirellula bahusiensis and carries:
- a CDS encoding FkbM family methyltransferase, giving the protein MPKKTIGQRIAQLFRKPWKTLTNSRYREFRRAYNQFRSDGIPTKRYEFDDLGSKSIVLDLGGFRGEWADDIHARYGSTVHVFEPHPRFASELQSKYADHPSIHVHEVALSSSDGELILSDTGDASSAIREGEKSINGRRVETGAYLQSIGVDHADLMKVNIEGGEYDILPHLASLGWLERIETIQVQFHDLCESSDDDRESIRRDLAQSHGEDWCYPFVWEQWSKPADVIRMPKRAA